A single window of Gossypium arboreum isolate Shixiya-1 chromosome 13, ASM2569848v2, whole genome shotgun sequence DNA harbors:
- the LOC108464450 gene encoding protein EARLY RESPONSIVE TO DEHYDRATION 15: MALVAGGSSTLNPNAPLFVPAVYRQVEDFSPEWWKLVTTTTWYRDYWISQNQDEDGFYDNTEDDVFDVNDIVDLLADPFDFVSDEDLQFEEFIQSNEMETIAPPLPSNGGFEKGVESLMKNLSLVPSSPRFSAEPAKYVEKPAKTVNAKSGRRCIHQPR, translated from the exons ATGGCTCTAGTTGCGGGTGGATCGTCAACATTGAACCCCAATGCCCCTCTGTTTGTTCCGGCTGTTTATCGCCAAGTGGAGGATTTCTCACCCGAATGGTGGAAACTGGTTACGACAACAACATGGTACCGTGACTATTGGATCAGCCAGAACCAGGATGAAGATGGCTTTTACGACAACACAGAGGATGATGTATTTGATGTCAATGACATTGTTGATTTGCTTGCAGATCCCTTTGACTTTGTCTCTGACGAAGATCTCCAGTTCGAAGAGTTCATCCAATCTAATGAAATGGAAACCATAGCACCTCCTTTACCGTCAAATGGTG GCTTTGAGAAGGGTGTTGAATCTCTGATGAAGAATCTGAGTTTGGTGCCATCTAGTCCTCGGTTTTCAGCAGAACCGGCAAAATACGTGGAGAAGCCGGCGAAGACTGTGAATGCTAAAAGTGGTCGTCGTTGCATCCATCAACCTCGTTGA